In Salmo salar chromosome ssa03, Ssal_v3.1, whole genome shotgun sequence, a single genomic region encodes these proteins:
- the LOC106601361 gene encoding zinc finger protein 653: MADGYGGEEGPLDAEEAGDQIKSISRRCRGRPRLTDSDRAQRRLESRKKYDVRRVYLGESHKVWSELRRRTSLSDAGLAEYLILLNSTYGERYQQKYGGKTTPEVCAKLKIGKNKRVSSLCSMVTWYQDHSQTCPHEPQLRALEPQPGFSTSAIWQCDADHSFVQHLSSPPRGASEMETETEEEVDRDTRTEETGGIMTRRRRRETDAHRQLTDAGGDLEVAGAPVTMDQVEQATALSQLPGMEAPSRDSPLMEHLSENQSVWEMEVVMEAGRQQAQESDDEEKGYNALGEDINPEEEAEDLRRDRGDEGVGTSQDGYECVVVTASLTDRLDKADEEDTTQTMGDTAGVDTQTNLHPVPASMQVPGQGELFHSQTLQTVGTTCEIPDQRGTLDGSQLIIITGPSYEALASEGIQLNMGGGDVEEVTCTVIEGVAYNQMCQSVADFRTTEEDSITGLSDKELLQPSVESHCLEPTCERELQRGLSRCRRSRRGPVIEADGMLKMFHCPYEGCSQVYVAISSFQNHVNLVHRKGRTKVCPHPGCGKKFYLSNHLHRHMIIHSGVRDFICETCGKSFKRKNHLEVHRRTHTGETPLQCEICGYQCRQRASLNWHMKKHTPEAHYNFTCEHCGKRFEKLDSVKFHKLKSHPDKQAT, translated from the exons ATGGCGGATGgctatggaggagaggagggtcccCTGGACGCTGAAGAAGCCGGGgatcaaataaaatcaatttcGAGGCGTTGTAGAGGCCGTCCCAGGCTCACGGATTCTGATCGAGCACAACGACGCCTCGAGTCCCGCAAGAAGTATGATGTTAGGCGAGTTTATCTTGGAGAATCTCACAAGGTTTGGAGTGAGCTTCGCCGGCGAACGAGTTTGAGTGACGCTGGACTTGCGGAGTACCTAATCCTGCTCAACTCCACGTACGGGGAGAGATACCAGCAAAAATACGGAGG GAAGACAACCCCAGAAGTATGTGCAAAGCTGAAAATAG GGAAAAATAAGAGAGTGTCTAGCCTTTGTAGCATGGTGACCTGGTACCAGGATCACTCCCAGACCTGCCCACATGAACCGCAGCTCAGAGCTTTGGAACCCCAACCTGGATTCTCCACCTCTGCTATCTGGCAGTGTGATGCTGACCATTCATTTGTGCAGCACCTCTCCTCGCCACCAAGAGGGGCCagtgagatggagacagagacggAGGAGGAAGTTGACAGGGACACAAGGACAGAGGAAACTGGAGGAATCatgaccaggaggaggaggagagagacagatgccCACAGACAGCTCACTG ATGCAGGAGGGGATTTGGAAGTGGCCGGAGCCCCGGTGACTATGGATCAGGTGGAGCAGGCCACGGCTCTCAGCCAGCTCCCAGGGATGGAGGCCCCATCCAGGGACTCTCCACTAATGGAGCATCTCTCTGAGAATCAGTCTGTCTGGGAGATGgaggtggtgatggaggcaggcagacagcaaGCCCAGGAGTCTGACGACGAGGAGAAAGGTTACAATGCTCTAGGGGAGGACATCAACCcagaggaggaggcggaggacctgagaagagacagaggagatgaAGGAGTGGGTACATCACAAGATGGCTATGAGTGTGTTGTAGTGACTGCATCCTTAACTGACAGACTGGACAAAGCCGATGAGGAGGACACCACACAGACAATGGGTGACACAGCTGGTGTAGACACTCAGACCAACCTTCATCCAGTCCCAGCCTCTATGCAGGTGCCTGGGCAAGGGGAGCTATTTCATTCTCAGACACTACAGACTGTGGGGACCACCTGTGAGATACCAGACCAGCGAGGAACTCTGGACGGTTCTCAG CTGATCATCATCACTGGCCCCAGCTACGAGGCTTTGGCATCCGAGGGCATCCAGCTCAACATGGGGGgcggagacgtggaggaggtcacCTGCACTGTCATAGAGGGCGTGGCTTACAACCAAATGTGCCAGTCAGTGGCAGACTTTAGGACGACAGAGGAAGACTCCATCACAG GCCTGAGTGACAAGGAGCTGCTCCAGCCCAGTGTTGAGTCTCATTGCTTGGAGCCCACTTGTGAGAGGGAGCTACAGAGGGGCCTAAGCAG ATGTAGGAGGAGCAGACGAGGTCCTGTCATCGAGGCAGACGGAATGCTCAAGATGTTCCACTGTCCGTATGAAGGCTGTAGTCAAGTCTATGTAGCCATCAGCAGCTTTCAG AACCATGTGAATCTGGTTcacaggaaggggaggaccaagGTGTGCCCCCACCCCGGCTGTGGCAAGAAGTTCTATCTGTCAAACCACTTGCATCGCCACATGATCATCCACTCAG GAGTCCGAGACTTCATCTGTGAAACATGTGGGAAATCGTTCAAAAGGAAGAATCACTTAGAGGTTCACCGAcgcacgcacacaggagagacgCCCCTTCA GTGTGAGATCTGTGGGTACCAGTGTCGCCAGCGAGCATCTCTCAACTGGCACATGAAGAAACACACCCCCGAGGCCCACTACAACTTCACCTGCGAACACTGTGGCAAGAGGTTTGAAAAGCTTGACAGTGTTAAGTTCCACAAGTTAAAAAGCCACCCAGACAAACAGGCAACATAA
- the swsap1 gene encoding ATPase SWSAP1: MADILTLVFRTFNQHNGKPKDFKSIAPSKCSTLVVGDCSVNRSLLILAAVTAASELGLKVSFFTQVQIQSLPGSLQESMSNLSPDNLKKIKFSYPRSLEDLLQDVASLHESASGSAAPPSLIIVDGLEGYLRGPGVSGGLQQAEQSSAAHISALLYDTAAFLTQTLEERAASLAPCRVIASFQSEWEGHAGGDSSDPVLSVLDRYFQVRCTLDQDWNSAPAVAGPQDTWHVYLSGAGITEDPIAKDEEVSSLAREWRLVICPNRSMEFTMV; the protein is encoded by the exons ATGGCCGATATTTTGACGCTTGTCTTTAggacatttaaccaacacaatgGAAAACCGAAGGATTTCAAAAGCATCGCACCATCAAAATGCAGTACCTTGGTGGTCGGAGACTGTAGCGTCAACCGTTCGTTGCTGATACTTGCGGCGGTGACGGCTGCCTCTGAATTGGGGCTCAAAGTCTCATTTTTCACTCAGGTTCAAATTCAGAGCCTTCCAGGATCATTACAAGAATCCATGTCCAACCTGAGCCCCGACAATTTGAAG AAAATCAAGTTTTCATACCCCAGGTCCTTGGAAGATTTGCTTCAGGACGTGGCCTCTTTGCATGAATCAGCCTCTGGATCTGCTGCCCCTCCGTCGCTGATCATCGTGGATGGGCTGGAGGGCTACCTGCGCGGGCCTGGGGTGAGTGGTGGCCTTCAGCAGGCGGAGCAGTCCTCTGCTGCACACATCTCTGCTCTGCTGTATGACACGGCTGCATTTCTCACACAGACCTTGGAAGAGAGAGCCGCTAGTCTGGCCCCCTGTCGGGTCATAGCCTCGTTCCAGTCCGAGTGGGAAGGGCATGCTGGTGGGGACTCCTCAGACCCTGTCCTCTCAGTGTTAGACCGCTACTTTCAGGTTAGGTGTACCTTGGACCAGGACTGGAACTCTGCCCCTGCTGTAGCAGGACCACAGGACACGTGGCATGTTTACCTCTCTGGTGCTGGGATCACAGAAGACCCTATTGCTAAGGATGAGGAGGTCTCAAGTCTGGCACGAGAATGGCGACTGGTCATTTGCCCCAATCGCTCAATGGAGTTTACAATGGTTTGA